A single region of the Parasphingorhabdus litoris DSM 22379 genome encodes:
- a CDS encoding GntP family permease: MLSAIGLIGGLALLIYMTVKGVNILIAGPIAAAIVAATSGLAWLPPLAAEGAPDFATAYMDGFVSFFKSWFFMFLLGAIFGEIMSASGAAASVAHWIIEKIGIKHAVLAVVAACAVLTYGGVSVFIVAFSVYSLAVHLFREANLPRRFIPAALAFGSVTFTMTTAGSPEIQNLIPMEFLGTTAYAGWEVSLVVAVFMAVAGHFWLNWMVKRAVARGETFVGRETDDTNTDYGALPGPLLCLLPLVAVLGIFLIFQYPQDMGPLSAILPQNSLDKWALVAALGSGAIVALAVGYRKLKAMPEAFSRGATSAVVAITNTCAVVGFGAVAKLSPAFQEALIMVQNIPGSPLIGAAIAVTVIAGLTGSASGGQTIALPLIAPHYLDVGAQPDELHRVVAISSGALDSLPHNGYVVTTIRAVCGETHKDAYGAVGALTVVIPVIGTIMAVALFTMF; the protein is encoded by the coding sequence TGGTTACCGCCGCTTGCAGCAGAAGGCGCCCCCGACTTTGCCACTGCATATATGGATGGCTTTGTCAGTTTCTTCAAAAGTTGGTTTTTCATGTTTCTGCTTGGCGCGATATTTGGTGAAATCATGAGCGCTTCCGGAGCGGCCGCAAGCGTTGCTCATTGGATTATCGAGAAAATCGGTATCAAACATGCCGTGCTCGCCGTCGTCGCCGCTTGTGCCGTTCTGACCTATGGCGGCGTCAGTGTTTTTATCGTTGCTTTTTCGGTCTATTCATTGGCAGTGCACCTGTTCCGTGAAGCAAATTTGCCGCGGCGGTTCATTCCTGCTGCACTCGCCTTTGGATCAGTCACCTTCACGATGACCACGGCGGGAAGCCCGGAAATTCAGAATCTGATCCCGATGGAGTTTCTCGGGACCACAGCCTATGCCGGTTGGGAAGTCAGCCTTGTGGTCGCGGTTTTCATGGCCGTTGCCGGTCATTTCTGGCTCAACTGGATGGTGAAGCGCGCGGTTGCTAGAGGTGAGACATTTGTCGGTCGCGAAACGGATGACACCAATACCGACTATGGTGCCCTGCCCGGTCCGCTTTTGTGCCTGCTACCATTGGTTGCCGTACTCGGTATTTTCCTGATCTTCCAATACCCACAGGATATGGGTCCGCTTTCCGCGATCTTGCCGCAAAATTCGCTCGACAAATGGGCGCTGGTGGCAGCGCTGGGTTCCGGTGCGATAGTTGCTCTGGCCGTTGGATACCGCAAACTGAAAGCAATGCCGGAGGCCTTTTCGCGCGGTGCAACAAGCGCAGTGGTTGCGATCACAAATACCTGCGCCGTCGTTGGTTTTGGTGCGGTTGCCAAACTGTCCCCCGCTTTTCAGGAAGCGTTGATCATGGTGCAGAATATTCCGGGCAGCCCGTTGATCGGCGCCGCGATTGCGGTAACGGTCATCGCGGGTCTGACCGGTTCGGCCTCTGGCGGACAGACCATCGCCCTGCCCCTTATAGCGCCGCATTATCTGGACGTTGGGGCGCAGCCGGATGAGCTGCACCGCGTGGTCGCCATTTCTTCCGGCGCGCTCGATAGCCTGCCGCATAATGGCTATGTCGTGACGACGATCCGCGCCGTCTGCGGCGAGACACATAAGGATGCCTATGGCGCTGTCGGGGCACTGACGGTGGTGATACCAGTCATCGGTACGATCATGGCGGTGGCCCTGTTTACGATGTTCTAG
- a CDS encoding DUF4864 domain-containing protein, with product MKTWMKVVLGIVAGISVLLGVIFWLTSDVTKAGDDFFAAVQNDDIDAAYALLSDDFKAGTSKADLKTYIAANAFDKIKDASWGGRMMTGGVAELEGTITTEGGSKIPIKLRLIDSESGWRINAIEKDIAGFKTAGSDRGLPSVDKQKQLFRETMTVFAESLSEGTMKKLRDNGAGAFQRQITLEDLDKAYEGAFKYAGDFSEIAKSPPTIDSADFREDGALLIRGHYPIKPRPVYIEQSYEYEGVGWKFLGLVYRVGAPVGS from the coding sequence ATGAAAACTTGGATGAAGGTCGTACTCGGTATTGTCGCAGGGATTTCCGTATTGCTCGGTGTGATCTTTTGGCTAACCAGTGATGTGACTAAAGCCGGCGATGACTTTTTCGCTGCTGTGCAGAATGACGATATCGACGCGGCTTATGCGCTGCTCTCTGACGATTTCAAAGCGGGGACGAGCAAGGCCGACCTTAAAACCTACATCGCTGCCAATGCCTTCGACAAGATCAAGGACGCATCCTGGGGCGGCCGCATGATGACCGGCGGTGTCGCGGAACTCGAAGGCACGATCACAACCGAAGGGGGGAGCAAAATACCGATTAAATTGCGCTTGATCGATTCCGAAAGCGGATGGCGGATCAACGCAATCGAAAAAGATATTGCGGGATTTAAAACTGCTGGCAGTGATCGTGGATTGCCCTCCGTCGACAAACAAAAGCAGCTGTTTCGAGAGACCATGACCGTCTTTGCTGAGTCACTTTCCGAGGGGACAATGAAAAAGCTTAGAGACAATGGTGCTGGTGCTTTTCAAAGGCAGATAACGCTTGAGGATCTTGATAAGGCTTATGAAGGGGCCTTTAAATATGCTGGGGATTTTTCGGAAATAGCAAAATCTCCACCTACTATTGATAGTGCTGATTTTCGCGAAGATGGTGCGCTTCTTATTCGCGGTCACTATCCGATCAAACCACGTCCGGTTTATATCGAACAGAGCTATGAATATGAGGGTGTCGGCTGGAAGTTTCTGGGCCTTGTATACCGCGTCGGTGCTCCGGTCGGGAGCTAG
- a CDS encoding PadR family transcriptional regulator, translating to MRYSNYNDCGPGSRRGKRWGAMNGQKFARAFAAAAFEGAKAKRRARVFQRGELRLAALHLISLEPRHGYDLIQQIEELTGGHYAPSPGIVYPTLTLMAEMDLIDEQVDGGGKKIYSITDAGTKLLADEEKHVADILARLEGIAQMDRASDGASIRRAMSNLKSATRIRLADEEKGSEKILDVAAIIDEAASKIERLK from the coding sequence ATGCGATATTCAAACTATAATGATTGCGGACCTGGCTCTCGGCGCGGTAAGCGCTGGGGCGCTATGAACGGACAGAAATTTGCTCGCGCCTTTGCCGCTGCTGCTTTTGAAGGAGCCAAAGCCAAACGCCGCGCGCGTGTTTTTCAGCGTGGGGAACTGCGGCTGGCGGCGCTGCATCTGATTTCTCTGGAACCGCGCCATGGTTATGATCTGATCCAGCAAATTGAAGAACTTACCGGCGGCCATTATGCGCCAAGCCCGGGCATTGTTTATCCGACACTGACGTTGATGGCCGAAATGGACTTGATCGATGAGCAGGTCGATGGCGGCGGCAAGAAAATCTATTCGATCACAGATGCTGGTACCAAATTGCTTGCGGATGAGGAAAAGCATGTTGCTGATATCCTCGCCCGGCTTGAAGGGATTGCGCAAATGGACCGGGCTTCTGACGGCGCGTCTATCCGTCGGGCCATGAGCAACTTGAAAAGTGCCACGCGTATTCGTTTGGCCGATGAGGAAAAAGGATCCGAGAAAATCCTCGATGTTGCCGCGATTATCGACGAAGCTGCGAGCAAGATCGAACGGCTTAAATAA
- the grpE gene encoding nucleotide exchange factor GrpE: MSDTKPQDNEDAKLDEAAAAELEGVPEALKEGGNDAATETSQDERIAALENELAEAKQQVLYAQAETQNVRRRLEKDAQDAKAYAATGFARDMLSVSDNLQRALAAIPTEIKNEDKWKGLIGGIEATGRELETVFEKNGIKRVASVGLPLDPNQHQAMVEVPTDKQEPGTVVQEMQAGYMIKDRLLRPAFVGVAKKPE, encoded by the coding sequence ATGAGTGATACAAAGCCACAAGATAACGAAGATGCGAAACTGGACGAAGCCGCCGCAGCAGAGCTGGAAGGCGTGCCCGAGGCATTGAAAGAAGGCGGAAATGACGCCGCTACCGAAACGTCTCAGGACGAGCGTATAGCGGCCCTGGAAAACGAGCTGGCCGAAGCCAAGCAGCAAGTGCTTTATGCGCAGGCAGAAACCCAGAATGTCCGCCGCCGGCTGGAAAAAGATGCGCAGGATGCCAAAGCCTATGCCGCAACCGGCTTTGCCCGCGATATGCTAAGCGTGTCCGACAATCTTCAACGCGCGCTGGCCGCTATTCCGACCGAAATCAAGAATGAAGACAAGTGGAAAGGCCTGATCGGCGGTATCGAGGCCACTGGGCGAGAATTGGAAACCGTGTTCGAGAAAAACGGCATCAAACGGGTGGCTTCTGTTGGTCTGCCGCTAGATCCCAATCAGCATCAGGCGATGGTTGAAGTGCCGACAGATAAGCAGGAACCGGGAACCGTGGTTCAAGAAATGCAGGCCGGTTACATGATCAAGGACCGGTTGTTGCGGCCAGCCTTTGTCGGCGTGGCAAAAAAGCCGGAATAA
- the hrcA gene encoding heat-inducible transcriptional repressor HrcA: MTTTPITEMNDRTRDIFRVVVESYLDSGAPVGSRTISKAPGLELSPASIRNVMQDLEELGLLAAPHTSAGRMPTELGLRLFVDGMMQAAEPSREERDAIESQISESGPVEDALRATTSILSGLSSCAGLVMVPKREPTLKQFSFVKLSEGQGLAILVSQDGGVENRVLDLPIGISDSALIEAGNYLTAQYGGMTLSQALSRIDRDIQAGRTAIDKASEDLVQRGLVTWTQDPSERPILIVRGQANLLEDGALDDLDRVRQLLDELEGKQEIARLLDNARDAEAAKIFIGAENKLFSLSGSSVIAAPYKDGDGQVVGVVGVIGPTRLNYARVVPMVDFTAQTLSRLLK; encoded by the coding sequence ATGACCACCACGCCCATCACCGAAATGAACGACCGTACTCGCGATATTTTCCGCGTGGTGGTGGAATCCTATCTCGATAGCGGTGCGCCGGTTGGTTCTCGGACCATATCCAAGGCCCCCGGGTTGGAGCTTTCGCCTGCCTCGATCCGCAATGTTATGCAGGACCTGGAAGAGCTTGGCTTGCTTGCGGCGCCGCATACCAGTGCCGGGCGGATGCCGACGGAGCTGGGGTTGCGGCTATTTGTCGACGGCATGATGCAGGCGGCTGAGCCTTCGCGGGAGGAACGCGACGCGATTGAGAGTCAGATTAGCGAGAGCGGTCCAGTTGAAGACGCGTTGCGCGCTACTACCAGTATCTTGTCTGGCCTGTCCTCCTGTGCTGGCCTTGTCATGGTGCCCAAGCGGGAGCCAACGCTCAAACAATTCAGCTTTGTGAAATTGTCTGAAGGGCAGGGGCTCGCCATTCTCGTATCACAGGATGGCGGCGTGGAAAACCGCGTGCTCGACCTGCCCATTGGCATATCGGATTCTGCCCTGATCGAGGCTGGCAATTATCTCACCGCCCAATATGGCGGGATGACGCTGTCGCAGGCCCTATCCCGGATCGATCGCGATATTCAGGCTGGCCGGACAGCAATTGACAAAGCATCCGAGGATCTGGTCCAGCGCGGCCTTGTCACCTGGACACAGGATCCATCGGAGAGACCCATCCTAATCGTGCGCGGCCAGGCCAATCTGCTGGAGGACGGTGCATTGGACGATCTCGACCGGGTTAGGCAATTGCTTGACGAACTTGAAGGCAAACAGGAGATCGCCCGCCTGCTCGACAATGCCCGCGATGCAGAGGCCGCGAAAATATTTATTGGTGCAGAGAATAAATTATTCTCCCTTTCCGGTTCATCTGTGATAGCGGCCCCCTATAAAGATGGCGACGGACAAGTGGTCGGCGTGGTCGGGGTTATTGGTCCCACCCGCTTGAACTATGCCCGTGTCGTACCCATGGTAGATTTCACAGCACAAACGCTGTCCAGATTGTTGAAATGA
- a CDS encoding nuclear transport factor 2 family protein: MTPREVVEKWIKYFNAGDAAQITELYHDDAVNHQVTQEPISGSDAIQAMFEREFAMAEMTCIVEEIHEAGDVIALEWRDPLGLRGCGFFTIRDQRIAFQRGYWDKLSFLKMHDLPIE; encoded by the coding sequence ATGACACCACGTGAAGTAGTCGAAAAATGGATTAAATATTTCAATGCTGGTGATGCAGCTCAGATTACTGAGCTATATCATGATGATGCTGTCAATCATCAAGTCACGCAGGAACCAATATCAGGCAGTGATGCGATACAGGCCATGTTCGAACGTGAGTTTGCTATGGCTGAAATGACCTGCATCGTTGAAGAGATACATGAAGCAGGCGATGTGATTGCTTTGGAATGGCGCGACCCTCTCGGCCTTCGCGGATGCGGCTTTTTCACGATCCGCGACCAGCGCATTGCCTTCCAGCGTGGTTATTGGGACAAGCTATCCTTCCTCAAAATGCATGACCTGCCAATAGAATGA
- the rph gene encoding ribonuclease PH, with the protein MRPSGRALDEMRAITIETGFTKHAEGSCLISFGETRVLCTASIEERIPPWLRGKGEGWVTGEYSMLPRATHTRGSREAARGKQSGRTQEIQRLIGRSLRAVVDLKKLGERQITLDCDVIQADGGTRTASISGAWVALRLAVNGLLDEKLISEDPIEQKIAAISCGIYNGNPVLDLDYDEDSNAGADANFVLTGDGNIAEAQATAEGETFDDEGLMRLMRLAKIGCGQIFEAQEKAVS; encoded by the coding sequence ATGCGCCCATCAGGACGCGCGCTGGACGAGATGCGCGCTATTACTATCGAGACCGGATTTACCAAACATGCGGAAGGGTCTTGCCTGATCAGCTTTGGTGAAACGCGGGTGCTGTGCACCGCCAGCATCGAAGAGCGCATTCCGCCATGGCTGCGCGGCAAAGGAGAAGGCTGGGTCACCGGCGAATATTCAATGCTACCCCGCGCCACCCATACCCGTGGTTCCCGTGAAGCAGCTCGCGGCAAGCAATCCGGTAGAACGCAAGAAATTCAACGCCTTATTGGCCGCTCTTTACGCGCCGTAGTCGATCTTAAAAAACTGGGAGAACGTCAGATTACGCTGGATTGCGATGTTATCCAGGCTGACGGCGGAACACGCACGGCGTCAATCAGCGGAGCCTGGGTTGCGTTGCGGCTCGCAGTCAACGGTTTGCTTGACGAAAAACTCATCAGTGAAGATCCGATTGAACAGAAAATCGCGGCAATCAGTTGCGGTATCTACAACGGCAATCCTGTGCTCGACCTGGACTATGACGAGGATAGCAATGCCGGTGCCGATGCCAATTTTGTTCTGACGGGTGATGGCAATATAGCTGAAGCGCAGGCCACGGCAGAAGGCGAAACATTTGATGATGAAGGCCTGATGCGCTTGATGCGATTGGCCAAAATCGGTTGCGGCCAGATTTTCGAAGCGCAGGAAAAAGCGGTTTCATAG
- the rdgB gene encoding RdgB/HAM1 family non-canonical purine NTP pyrophosphatase yields the protein MADHRKLEPGKLVIASHNQGKVREIRALLAPFGIEPVSAGELDLPEPEETGTTFAENALLKARASAEGANCVALADDSGLCVAALDGAPGVYTADWAEADSYEGGPGRDWYMAMGKVEGKLSELGPNTDRSAYFTCTLALAWPDGHSELFEGRIQGNLVWPPRGTLGFGYDPVFQPIGFEQTFAELDPQQKHDMSHRADAFEKLVKACFD from the coding sequence ATGGCTGATCACCGCAAACTGGAACCCGGCAAACTCGTCATAGCGAGCCATAATCAGGGCAAAGTTCGAGAGATCCGAGCGCTTCTGGCACCCTTTGGCATTGAGCCAGTTTCTGCCGGTGAACTGGACCTGCCAGAACCGGAAGAAACAGGTACAACATTTGCCGAAAATGCCTTGCTGAAGGCGCGAGCCAGCGCGGAAGGCGCCAATTGTGTTGCACTGGCTGATGACAGCGGACTGTGTGTAGCGGCACTGGACGGAGCACCCGGTGTTTACACTGCCGATTGGGCGGAGGCAGATAGCTATGAGGGCGGCCCCGGTCGCGACTGGTATATGGCCATGGGTAAGGTCGAAGGAAAACTGTCTGAACTCGGGCCAAATACCGATCGCAGCGCCTATTTTACCTGCACCCTCGCCCTCGCCTGGCCTGACGGGCACTCAGAACTATTTGAAGGTCGCATACAAGGCAATCTGGTCTGGCCACCCCGCGGAACGCTCGGCTTCGGTTACGATCCGGTCTTTCAACCCATTGGCTTCGAACAGACTTTTGCAGAGCTTGATCCACAGCAGAAGCACGACATGAGCCACCGCGCAGATGCGTTCGAGAAGCTCGTCAAAGCCTGTTTCGACTGA
- a CDS encoding CAP domain-containing protein, with protein MLALLVGCGGETGGSPDVTLPGSPAPSPTPTPAPTPTPTPTPAPTPTPTPTPTPTPTPPGSTMLQVMLAAHNAERAEVGVPAVELDAALSAAAQDYAETLIANGRFEHSPGSSRPNQGENLWAGTAGAFSFQDMVDGWISEKRFFVAGTFPDVSSTGRWQDVGHYTQIIWRETTQIGCGLASNSSRDVLVCRYSPPGNFIGRTVP; from the coding sequence ATGCTCGCGCTTTTGGTTGGCTGTGGCGGTGAAACCGGAGGTTCTCCGGATGTAACCTTGCCCGGATCTCCAGCGCCCAGCCCGACACCGACGCCTGCTCCTACACCCACACCAACTCCGACGCCGGCGCCCACACCAACGCCAACGCCAACGCCAACGCCTACTCCGACACCGCCTGGCAGCACGATGCTACAGGTCATGCTGGCAGCGCATAATGCCGAGCGCGCGGAAGTTGGCGTTCCCGCTGTGGAATTGGATGCTGCTCTTAGCGCCGCGGCACAGGACTATGCCGAAACACTTATTGCCAATGGCCGTTTTGAACATAGTCCCGGTTCTTCAAGGCCCAATCAGGGAGAGAATCTCTGGGCAGGCACCGCCGGGGCATTTTCATTCCAGGATATGGTGGACGGCTGGATTAGCGAGAAGCGCTTCTTCGTTGCGGGCACATTCCCCGACGTCAGTTCCACAGGTCGATGGCAGGATGTAGGCCACTATACGCAAATCATTTGGCGTGAAACGACACAGATTGGTTGTGGACTTGCAAGCAACAGCAGTCGCGATGTGCTGGTATGTCGCTACAGTCCGCCAGGTAATTTTATTGGCAGAACCGTACCCTGA
- the hemW gene encoding radical SAM family heme chaperone HemW, with protein sequence MNHEEIALYIHWPFCIAKCPYCDFNSHVRDQVDYDTWQNALFLDLRHEYKVNPSPRINSVFFGGGTPSLMPPRLVAELMAEADKLWGLNERCEITLEANPSSVEAARFSDLASAGVNRVSLGLQSLDDHSLHFLGRTHDVKEGLAALETAQRNFARVSFDLIYARPGQSLHDWQSELGRALRFGTSHMSLYQLTIEPGTRFETLVRTGQLVPADDDHSADLFDLTQEMTMAAGLPAYEISNHARIGEESRHNLTYWRYGDYVGVGAGAHGRRKGKATERHKKPENFLSAIERNGNGLKVEQPLSSQVQATEALMMGLRLREGIDLEALSEKTGLAINMMVNSAEIGTLAALDLVHREGNILTIKPKGMPLLDALLPRIIADALCA encoded by the coding sequence ATGAACCATGAAGAGATTGCTCTCTATATTCATTGGCCGTTCTGTATCGCCAAATGTCCCTATTGTGACTTCAACAGCCACGTGCGCGATCAAGTCGACTATGACACATGGCAGAACGCCCTCTTTCTCGATCTCAGACATGAATATAAAGTTAACCCAAGTCCTCGGATTAACTCGGTTTTTTTCGGCGGGGGCACCCCGTCGTTAATGCCCCCTCGGCTCGTCGCAGAGCTGATGGCCGAGGCAGATAAGTTGTGGGGACTCAATGAACGTTGCGAGATCACGCTGGAGGCCAATCCGTCTTCGGTAGAGGCGGCCAGATTTTCAGATCTGGCATCGGCTGGAGTCAACAGAGTTTCACTTGGATTACAGTCACTTGATGATCATAGCTTACATTTTTTAGGACGCACACATGATGTCAAAGAAGGGCTTGCGGCACTTGAAACAGCGCAGCGGAATTTCGCCCGAGTCAGCTTTGACCTAATTTATGCACGTCCTGGCCAATCCTTGCACGATTGGCAGTCAGAACTTGGCCGAGCCCTTCGTTTTGGCACCAGTCATATGTCACTCTATCAGCTCACCATCGAACCCGGTACCCGCTTTGAAACACTAGTCAGAACCGGCCAACTTGTTCCTGCCGATGATGATCATAGTGCTGATCTATTCGATCTCACGCAGGAGATGACAATGGCAGCCGGTTTGCCGGCCTATGAGATCAGCAACCATGCCCGGATCGGCGAGGAGAGCCGTCATAATCTTACCTATTGGCGCTATGGTGACTATGTTGGCGTCGGCGCGGGCGCGCATGGACGACGGAAAGGAAAAGCAACAGAACGCCACAAGAAACCTGAAAACTTCCTGTCGGCAATTGAACGGAACGGCAATGGCCTCAAAGTTGAGCAGCCGCTTTCGTCCCAAGTGCAGGCAACAGAAGCACTGATGATGGGGCTTCGTTTGAGAGAAGGCATTGATTTGGAAGCCTTGTCAGAAAAGACCGGATTGGCAATCAATATGATGGTCAACAGCGCAGAAATCGGAACGCTCGCAGCCTTGGACCTGGTCCATCGGGAAGGTAATATTCTGACGATCAAGCCTAAGGGCATGCCGTTACTGGATGCGCTGTTACCGAGGATCATAGCAGACGCGCTATGCGCTTGA
- a CDS encoding tyrosine recombinase XerC, producing MESAHTLVQEFSRHLREGRRRSKHTVRAYVTTAERFCTFLTEHIGNAVGRSEIKALQQSDIRSYLAFRRADGLTNNSAARELSAIHAFLKFVGGDESKIPKIKGPKVTRGVPRPASPDDIVTMAEDIAESAGNDWIGARDWAVLLLLYGSGLRISEALDLTGAALPLSDTLRVTGKRGKTRIVPLLPQVREAIESYIALCPHDMSAEQTIFRGKRGGPLSPNLIRRVVQKARGKLSLSEKITPHALRHSFATHLLAGGADLRSLQELLGHASLSSTQVYTAVDAAHLLDVYQNAHPRAD from the coding sequence ATGGAAAGCGCCCATACTCTTGTGCAGGAATTTTCTCGTCATTTGCGCGAAGGAAGAAGGCGTTCGAAACATACTGTTCGCGCCTATGTCACAACGGCCGAAAGATTTTGCACCTTTCTGACGGAGCATATTGGTAACGCTGTCGGTCGTTCAGAAATCAAGGCCCTTCAACAATCTGATATCCGATCTTATCTCGCCTTTCGAAGAGCTGACGGCCTCACCAACAACAGCGCTGCGAGAGAGTTGTCAGCTATTCATGCCTTTCTCAAATTTGTCGGGGGAGACGAAAGCAAGATACCGAAAATAAAGGGGCCCAAAGTTACTCGCGGTGTGCCGCGTCCTGCCTCTCCTGATGATATCGTTACAATGGCGGAAGATATTGCAGAAAGTGCAGGCAATGACTGGATTGGCGCTCGCGATTGGGCGGTCTTGCTTTTACTGTACGGATCCGGTCTGCGGATCAGCGAAGCACTAGACTTGACCGGTGCTGCCCTGCCATTGTCCGATACGTTGCGGGTTACCGGGAAACGTGGAAAGACCCGAATAGTTCCACTATTGCCGCAGGTACGCGAAGCGATCGAAAGCTACATTGCTCTGTGTCCACATGACATGAGTGCAGAGCAAACCATCTTTCGCGGCAAGCGAGGCGGGCCACTTTCACCCAATTTGATCCGGCGCGTAGTTCAGAAAGCGCGTGGGAAACTAAGCCTTTCGGAAAAAATCACACCTCATGCCCTTCGTCACAGCTTCGCCACCCACCTACTTGCCGGTGGAGCCGATCTGCGGAGCCTGCAAGAACTGCTTGGCCACGCGAGTTTGAGTTCGACACAGGTTTATACAGCAGTCGATGCGGCGCATCTTTTAGATGTGTATCAGAATGCCCATCCGAGAGCAGACTGA
- a CDS encoding exonuclease/endonuclease/phosphatase family protein, protein MVEFTHSIMRAAVWNLAGFSLQGKPIGISANSNKAKNQAQGLALLDAELVTLVEVSPISYLDSLIKKLADFGVEYQKVILPQKKGNIHIGFLHKPGINVTNPRFIEGSEGTYKGGRQAIAVDVKVGKLSATVIGVHLKSGRNKQQQKTRDSQCKAIGNYITELQQTPGFKTRAIFLMGDFNMIPGQDVSNFHHLGGDDTMDFVSSWDLQDRFSHILEKGRANLLDGFAVSRTYSTDYIKGSLRLFPMHWTMDMGRETFRKNVSDHLPFVASFKIY, encoded by the coding sequence GTGGTAGAATTCACTCATTCAATCATGCGAGCTGCGGTCTGGAATCTCGCTGGCTTTAGCTTGCAGGGCAAACCTATAGGAATATCGGCAAATTCGAATAAGGCGAAAAATCAAGCACAAGGACTAGCTTTGCTCGATGCAGAGTTGGTAACTCTCGTGGAAGTATCGCCGATAAGCTATTTGGACAGTTTGATAAAAAAATTGGCAGACTTTGGGGTTGAATATCAGAAAGTGATCTTACCTCAAAAAAAGGGGAACATTCATATTGGCTTTCTGCATAAGCCAGGGATAAACGTTACTAATCCAAGATTTATCGAAGGTTCTGAAGGTACATACAAGGGAGGGCGACAGGCGATTGCAGTTGATGTTAAAGTGGGAAAACTATCGGCCACAGTAATTGGTGTACACCTTAAATCTGGTCGCAATAAACAGCAGCAAAAAACTCGAGACAGTCAGTGCAAGGCAATTGGTAACTATATTACTGAGTTGCAACAGACTCCGGGTTTTAAAACTCGGGCCATTTTCCTGATGGGTGATTTCAATATGATTCCCGGCCAGGATGTATCCAACTTTCATCATTTAGGCGGTGACGATACCATGGATTTTGTGTCTTCCTGGGATTTACAAGATCGGTTCTCCCATATTCTTGAAAAAGGTCGAGCAAATTTGCTTGATGGGTTTGCAGTTAGTCGAACTTATTCGACAGACTACATCAAAGGCAGTTTGCGATTGTTCCCGATGCATTGGACTATGGATATGGGACGTGAGACTTTCAGAAAGAATGTGTCCGACCATCTACCTTTCGTTGCCAGCTTCAAAATTTACTGA
- a CDS encoding OmpA family protein yields the protein MNNISKSSKIALLLATAAIAAPNVAFAQQDQLNETDITVTGLPPADLSGLPEGPDVEGFISARKADRMMVTSADGSNTPITVAEATEIKASKGFLGLGRSKLASDSLLNGLPVTVKTVEWGDGLVASRISLRDRDLKTASMIRNGTAQGFAEQTAATEALRGRVGDIDKYNIKGTTNVYFDTGKWRLTQQAEQELCDTAAQAEAMDNALLLVVGYTDSVGSQEYNQVLSERRASRVVNHIQQACGWKPYRMLTPTGMAEADPQADNTTREGKAQNRRVAVNIMVSKSVEGL from the coding sequence ATGAATAACATTTCCAAAAGTTCGAAGATTGCGTTGTTGCTTGCCACGGCTGCCATAGCGGCACCGAATGTTGCGTTTGCGCAGCAGGATCAGTTGAACGAAACAGATATTACTGTCACCGGATTGCCGCCGGCTGATCTATCTGGCCTTCCCGAAGGACCGGATGTTGAAGGTTTCATCTCTGCGCGCAAAGCCGACAGAATGATGGTTACCAGCGCTGATGGTAGCAACACACCGATTACTGTTGCAGAGGCCACCGAAATTAAAGCCAGCAAAGGTTTTTTAGGTCTTGGTCGTAGCAAGCTTGCTAGCGATTCCCTGCTCAATGGTTTGCCGGTCACAGTAAAAACTGTCGAATGGGGTGACGGACTAGTTGCCAGCCGCATCAGTCTACGCGATCGGGATCTTAAGACTGCTAGCATGATCCGTAACGGCACGGCGCAGGGCTTTGCCGAACAGACAGCAGCAACCGAAGCGCTGCGCGGACGTGTTGGAGATATCGACAAATATAATATCAAAGGCACTACGAATGTGTATTTTGACACCGGTAAATGGAGGCTGACGCAGCAAGCAGAGCAAGAGCTTTGCGACACGGCAGCACAGGCCGAAGCCATGGATAATGCCTTGCTGCTGGTTGTTGGCTATACCGACTCTGTCGGAAGCCAGGAATATAACCAGGTACTTAGTGAGAGACGGGCCAGCCGCGTCGTCAACCACATTCAGCAGGCTTGTGGCTGGAAGCCATATCGCATGCTGACACCCACGGGTATGGCTGAAGCAGACCCGCAGGCGGACAACACCACTCGAGAAGGCAAAGCGCAGAACCGACGCGTGGCGGTGAACATCATGGTCAGCAAGAGTGTTGAGGGCCTTTAA